One region of Parambassis ranga chromosome 21, fParRan2.1, whole genome shotgun sequence genomic DNA includes:
- the adat3 gene encoding putative inactive tRNA-specific adenosine deaminase-like protein 3, producing the protein MEPQMKRWKGSVCDADSLVAYPVLSDEQSQDVELVEAYAAPIVNKKETSRLIRELHGLYPLNGLQHIKRVRACKGKGSPHPLEVLVCRISDAPDMKVASIDSLLPSDRVNHDGLGEPFVVKVPTRPPLTRPQFELASRHWPTSFHEDKQVTVALRGELFSSHQKAMMHMYMMTALTAANAGKELGMEAVGAVVVDPVLERIIAVGHDCRGAHPLHHAVMVCIDLVARSQGGGYYSFDSYTACKFTPANSNMCEGDSQPYICTGYDLYVTREPCVMCAMALVHSRIGRVFYGSASADGALGTKFKVHAQKDLNHHFEVYKGVLCKQCDHLDILDHSIRKESSDGRE; encoded by the coding sequence ATGGAGCCACAGATGAAACGCTGGAAAGGCTCAGTGTGTGACGCTGACTCCTTGGTTGCATATCCTGTTCTGTCAGACGAGCAGTCACAAGATGTTGAGCTGGTGGAGGCGTATGCTGCACCCATTGTCAACAAGAAAGAGACCTCACGGCTGATCAGAGAGCTGCACGGCCTCTACCCATTGAATGGTCTTCAGCACATAAAGAGGGTGCGGGCATGTAAGGGGAAAGGCAGCCCTCACCCTCTGGAGGTGCTTGTGTGCCGGATCAGTGACGCACCAGATATGAAGGTGGCCAGCATTGACTCCTTGCTTCCCTCGGATAGGGTGAATCATGACGGATTAGGGGAGCCCTTTGTGGTTAAGGTTCCTACACGTCCACCTTTGACTCGACCCCAGTTTGAGCTGGCGAGCCGGCACTGGCCCACTTCCTTTCATGAGGACAAACAGGTGACAGTTGCCCTGAGAGGAGAACTCTTCAGCTCCCATCAGAAAGCCATGATGCACATGTACATGATGACTGCACTGACTGCTGCCAACGCTGGAAAGGAGCTGGGGATGGAGGCAGTTGGGGCTGTGGTGGTCGACCCAGTGCTGGAGAGAATTATTGCAGTGGGACATGACTGCAGGGGTGCCCACCCCTTACATCATGCAGTTATGGTTTGCATTGACCTTGTGGCTCGTAGCCAGGGTGGTGGATATTATAGTTTTGACAGTTACACTGCTTGTAAATTTACCCCTGCAAACTCAAATATGTGTGAGGGAGACTCTCAGCCATACATATGTACTGGGTATGACCTCTATGTGACTCGAGAACCTTGCGTCATGTGTGCCATGGCACTGGTGCACTCCCGCATTGGTCGTGTTTTTTATGGGTCTGCTTCTGCCGATGGGGCATTAGGGACTAAGTTTAAAGTTCACGCACAGAAAGATCTGAACCATCATTTTGAAGTGTACAAAGGAGTGTTGTGCAAGCAGTGTGACCATCTGGACATCTTGGATCACTCCATCAGAAAAGAGAGTTCTGATGGAAGAGAATAA
- the ormdl1 gene encoding ORM1-like protein 1 isoform X2: protein MNVGVAHSEVNPNTRVMNSRGIWLTYALGVGILHIVLLSIPFFSVPVVWTLTNVIHNLGMYVFMHAVKGTPFETPDQGKARLLTHWEQLDYGVQFTSSRKFFTISPIILYFLASFYTKYDTTHFVINTASLLSVLIPKLPQLHGVRIFGINKY from the exons ATGAATGTGGGTGTGGCACACAGTGAGGTGAACCCAAACACTCGGGTGATGAACAGTCGAGGGATCTGGCTGACCTATGCACTCGGAGTTGGAATACTTCACATTGTGCTCTTGAGCATACCCTTCTTCAGTGTGCCAGTAGTGTGGACTCTAACAAATGTCATACACAACTTG GGAATGTATGTCTTTATGCACGCGGTGAAAGGTACGCCTTTTGAGACCCCTGACCAAGGAAAAGCCAGACTACTTACCCACTGGGAACAGCTTGACTATGGTGTGCAGTTCACTTCATCTAGGAAGTTCTTCACCATCTCCCCAATCATTCT ATACTTCCTCGCAAGTTTCTACACAAAATATGACACGACACACTTTGTTATCAACACTGCCTCACTTTTGAGTGTCCTGATCCCCAAGCTGCCACAGCTACACGGAGTGAGAATTTTTGGCATCAACAAGTATTAA
- the ormdl1 gene encoding ORM1-like protein 1 isoform X1: MIHVSTSGIREAQSRMNVGVAHSEVNPNTRVMNSRGIWLTYALGVGILHIVLLSIPFFSVPVVWTLTNVIHNLGMYVFMHAVKGTPFETPDQGKARLLTHWEQLDYGVQFTSSRKFFTISPIILYFLASFYTKYDTTHFVINTASLLSVLIPKLPQLHGVRIFGINKY, translated from the exons ATGATACATGTGTCCACATCTGGTATTAGAGAAGCGCAG AGCAGAATGAATGTGGGTGTGGCACACAGTGAGGTGAACCCAAACACTCGGGTGATGAACAGTCGAGGGATCTGGCTGACCTATGCACTCGGAGTTGGAATACTTCACATTGTGCTCTTGAGCATACCCTTCTTCAGTGTGCCAGTAGTGTGGACTCTAACAAATGTCATACACAACTTG GGAATGTATGTCTTTATGCACGCGGTGAAAGGTACGCCTTTTGAGACCCCTGACCAAGGAAAAGCCAGACTACTTACCCACTGGGAACAGCTTGACTATGGTGTGCAGTTCACTTCATCTAGGAAGTTCTTCACCATCTCCCCAATCATTCT ATACTTCCTCGCAAGTTTCTACACAAAATATGACACGACACACTTTGTTATCAACACTGCCTCACTTTTGAGTGTCCTGATCCCCAAGCTGCCACAGCTACACGGAGTGAGAATTTTTGGCATCAACAAGTATTAA